In Pseudomonadota bacterium, the genomic window CCTTACACCCTCCAGAACCCTTTTCGGGTGGAGTAGCCTCGGCGGAACAACACCGTTAAAATCAGGGTTTGCAAAACAGAAGACATCTGTATTGAATATCAATTTTGCCCCCTTACCGGTACCGAAGGGGTCACGGTTTACACCCACAATCCCGGTAAGCGCTCCTCCATATGGGTCAAGGGCTGAGGGTGTATTGTGGGTTTCAACCTTATAGGCGAGGTTGTATTTCCTGTTAAATCTTATAATGCCTGCATTGTCCTTGAATACAGACAGGCAGAAGTCCTTCCTGCCTTTCTGGTGCCTTATCTTCTCGGTAGATGCGACAATAAATGTCTTGAAGAGGCTGTCAATCCTGGATGCCCTGCCATCTTCCTCATAATCTATTATTGCATTGAATATCTTGTGTTTGCAGTGCTCTGACCATGTCTGGGCAATTGCCTCCATCTCCACATCGGTCGGCGATTCAGTGAGCCCTACCCTCTTTCGCTCCTCGATGACCTCCTTTTTCAGAAAGTACCTCTGGATAGAGATGAGTTCATCCTTCGATAAGGCCCATGTTCTTTCCCTCACTATCCTCATCATCTCTTTTAAGCCCGTGGTGAGGGCAAATGTCTCAGTAGTGGGTTCGTGTTCGATAGCCACCTTAGGGACAGATATCCCCATGCCTTGATCAGTTCGATATTGGGCAGCATTCTTATACACATACCTGTTGATTAAAGTATTTGCGAGCATACCCTCGGTAATGTTTATAATATCCCTTTCTGCAAGCCTTCCTTTTAAAAAATACATCCTTGAGGTGTAGACACCTTCGTCATCTTTGAATTGATAGGCTGAAATTGCCTCTATGACCTCTTTTGCAGTCCTCCCAACATTATCAGTAACACCAGGTTTAAACCCCACTTCTATTATCCAGTCGGCATCTATAAGCGTAGGCTCATTCACAAGCCCCATCTGTATCACAGGGTCAACGAAGGCATCGGTTTTCAGGTATTCGATGACACTTATTTCTAAACCGGCATCTATTGTGTAGACGTCCACCACATGGACTTCTGTTATATCAATCCCGAAGTCTGTCTTTATCCTTTTCTTTAACCTTTCCCCCGGGACATCCCTCACATCTTCCTTGTATGCGATTTCAATCCTCACAGCCATTTACGACAGAAACTCCATTATATTTTTTATACTTTCCTCTGCAGAAGGCTCACCATGGGGTTCTATGGTATAGAGAATACCTGTTGTATGTTTTAGAAATGCCTTGAGCTCCCGAAATGGGAATGTTCCCGTTCCAATAGGGAGATGCTCGTCCGATCTTCCGTGGTTGTCGTGGAGGTGCATCTCTTTTATCCTGTCCTTAAGCGGAACCAGCCAGCCATCGAGGGGAAGGGTTGAAAACAGGTTGAAGTGACCTGAATCAAAGCAAAACCAGAGGTTCTTTTCTTTGAAGTATTCAAAGAGGGCTATCAATGTGGAGGGATTTTCTTCAAAGACATTCTCAAGCATGATAAGGGGGCTCTCCTTTGCTTCACCTATCACCTCTGTCCATGTTTCGATACTCCCGTCAAGCCACAACCTTTCATTCCCGTCAAAACGCCATTTATCATAACCGGGATGGCATACTACCCCTTTTGCATGGAGGAGATGGGCCATCTCAACAGACCTTTTGAGCTTATCCCTTGTGATTGTTCTTACTTCCCTGTCAAAACCGCCAGGGCTCAAATCCATAAAGGGGGCGTGGACTGTGCATGGTATATCGTATCCCTGAAGCCTTTTACCCAGCTCTGAAGCCTCGTTTTTGCCAAGCCCTTCAAGGACGTTGTTATCGATGTATATCTCTATACCTATCTCGAGGCTCAAGATCCTTTTGATGTTTGGTTCAACCATTCTATACGGTACATTTGTAAATACAAGCATATTGGCTCACCGATGTTAAAATTTACAGGGTTGGTGCATATAAAGCAATAAAAAAGATTCTATAAACCA contains:
- a CDS encoding sugar phosphate isomerase/epimerase, with the translated sequence MLVFTNVPYRMVEPNIKRILSLEIGIEIYIDNNVLEGLGKNEASELGKRLQGYDIPCTVHAPFMDLSPGGFDREVRTITRDKLKRSVEMAHLLHAKGVVCHPGYDKWRFDGNERLWLDGSIETWTEVIGEAKESPLIMLENVFEENPSTLIALFEYFKEKNLWFCFDSGHFNLFSTLPLDGWLVPLKDRIKEMHLHDNHGRSDEHLPIGTGTFPFRELKAFLKHTTGILYTIEPHGEPSAEESIKNIMEFLS